In Tepidanaerobacter syntrophicus, a single genomic region encodes these proteins:
- a CDS encoding pyruvate, water dikinase regulatory protein — MVFVVSDSIGETAEIVTRATMVQFNSGKVEIRKIPYVTDSEYVTDIIEEAKHTDNCIIVCTIVLPEVRQLLINLANENNIPIVDLMGPMMEAFSKIIDVKPHLQPGLVHRTDEDYFKKVEAIEFAVQYDDGKDPRGLSRADVVLIGVSRTSKTPLAMFLAHKRLKVANLRLVPEVAPPDELFTLAPNKIVGLTITAEKLYEIRRERLKAMGLDEKASYAQLDRIKEELEYAENIMKKIGCPQIDVSNKAVEEIASNILEIIQKGEM; from the coding sequence GTGGTTTTTGTTGTTTCAGATTCTATTGGAGAAACAGCAGAAATTGTAACCCGTGCAACAATGGTTCAATTTAACTCCGGAAAAGTAGAAATCCGTAAAATCCCTTATGTAACGGATAGTGAATATGTGACAGACATAATTGAAGAGGCAAAACATACGGACAACTGTATAATTGTTTGCACTATCGTCCTGCCTGAGGTAAGGCAGCTTCTTATAAATCTTGCAAACGAAAACAACATTCCAATTGTGGATTTAATGGGACCCATGATGGAAGCCTTCTCAAAAATAATTGATGTGAAACCTCATCTGCAGCCTGGCTTAGTTCATCGAACAGATGAAGATTACTTTAAAAAGGTAGAGGCAATAGAATTTGCCGTGCAGTATGATGACGGTAAAGACCCGAGAGGCCTTTCCCGTGCCGATGTAGTGCTTATCGGTGTTTCCAGGACTTCCAAGACTCCCTTAGCAATGTTCCTTGCTCATAAAAGACTTAAAGTGGCTAATTTAAGGCTCGTACCTGAAGTGGCGCCTCCGGATGAATTGTTCACTCTAGCGCCCAATAAAATTGTAGGTCTTACTATAACTGCGGAAAAATTATATGAAATAAGACGTGAAAGACTAAAGGCTATGGGACTTGACGAAAAAGCAAGCTATGCGCAACTTGACAGAATAAAAGAAGAACTTGAGTATGCTGAAAACATTATGAAAAAAATCGGATGTCCACAAATTGATGTTTCGAATAAAGCAGTAGAAGAGATAGCAAGTAATATATTGGAAATAATACAGAAAGGGGAAATGTAA
- the ppdK gene encoding pyruvate, phosphate dikinase encodes MAKKYVYNFREGNAQMRKLLGGKGANLAEMTKIGLPVPMGFTITTEACLNYYEEGEKISEDILSQIFQALEELEKEMGKKLGDPKDPLLVSVRSGAAISMPGMMDTILNLGLNDESVKGLAEKTGNERFAYDSYRRFIQMFGNVVMEVPHEKFEEIISEVKKKKNATYDTELDAEDWKEVIEGYKKLIREETGRDFPQDPKEQLLMAVEAVFKSWNNQRAKVYRRINKIPDDLGTAVNVQAMVFGNKGNDSGTGVAFTRNPSTGEKEVYGEFLMNAQGEDVVAGIRTPQDIKQLKEVMPEVYEQFINVCNLLEKHYRDMQDIEFTIENGKLYMLQTRSGKRTAQAAVKVAVDMVKEGLITKEEAILRVPAGQVETLLHRRIDPNAKVQPIAKGLPASPGAACGRVVFDPDEAEALGNNGEKIILVRTETTPDDIHGIVAAQGVLTSRGGMTSHAAVVARGMGKPCVSGCESIRIDYEKQEFKVGQITVKKGDIISIDGSTGEVMLGQVPLIDPELSEEFNQILAWADEIRKLKVRANADTPSDAQKALEFGAEGIGLCRTEHMFMAQDRLPVVQQMIMAETKEEREEALSKILPMQQKDFEGIFQAMEGLPVTVRLLDPPLHEFLPNEEELIVEIMELKAKGPSKELEEKQEILKKVRALSEMNPMLGLRGCRLGLLYPEIYTMQVRAILTAACNLAKKGVKVLPEIEIPLVGHEAELRILREAVEKTAEDVFEEEGIKVHYLIGTMIELPRACLTADKIANYADFFSFGTNDLTQTTFGFSRDDAEGKILPHYIENKILSDSPFIVLDRDGVGLLMKMAVEKGRSVKPDLLIGICGEHGGEPSSVEFCHMIGLDFVSCSPFRVPIARLAAAQAQLTNPREDNN; translated from the coding sequence ATGGCAAAAAAATATGTTTACAATTTTCGCGAAGGCAATGCTCAAATGCGCAAGCTACTTGGAGGAAAAGGCGCAAATCTGGCAGAAATGACAAAAATAGGTTTGCCTGTACCTATGGGCTTTACAATTACCACGGAAGCTTGCTTGAACTATTATGAGGAAGGTGAAAAAATATCGGAGGATATTTTATCCCAGATTTTTCAAGCATTGGAAGAGCTAGAAAAAGAAATGGGCAAAAAGCTTGGAGATCCTAAAGATCCTCTCCTTGTGTCCGTAAGATCAGGCGCTGCTATATCTATGCCCGGTATGATGGACACGATACTTAACTTAGGCCTAAATGATGAGAGCGTAAAAGGGCTTGCAGAGAAAACCGGCAACGAGCGCTTTGCCTATGACAGCTACAGAAGATTTATTCAGATGTTTGGAAATGTAGTTATGGAAGTTCCTCATGAAAAGTTTGAAGAAATAATAAGTGAGGTCAAAAAGAAAAAGAATGCTACATATGATACAGAACTAGATGCTGAAGACTGGAAGGAAGTTATAGAGGGCTACAAAAAATTGATAAGAGAAGAGACTGGGCGAGATTTTCCCCAAGATCCAAAAGAACAGCTTCTAATGGCAGTAGAAGCGGTGTTTAAATCTTGGAACAATCAGAGGGCAAAAGTCTACCGCAGGATTAATAAGATACCTGATGATTTAGGAACTGCTGTGAATGTTCAGGCAATGGTATTCGGGAATAAGGGCAATGATTCAGGAACCGGTGTTGCATTTACAAGGAATCCCTCTACCGGCGAAAAAGAAGTTTATGGCGAATTTTTAATGAATGCTCAGGGCGAAGACGTAGTTGCAGGTATCAGGACACCTCAAGATATAAAACAGCTTAAAGAAGTAATGCCTGAGGTTTATGAGCAGTTTATAAATGTTTGCAACTTACTTGAAAAACATTATCGGGATATGCAGGATATAGAATTTACCATTGAAAACGGCAAACTATACATGCTGCAGACCCGCAGCGGCAAACGCACAGCACAAGCAGCCGTTAAAGTGGCAGTTGATATGGTAAAGGAAGGCCTCATAACTAAAGAGGAAGCAATTCTTAGGGTGCCGGCGGGCCAAGTAGAGACCCTACTACACCGCAGAATAGACCCAAATGCAAAAGTGCAGCCAATAGCCAAAGGATTGCCGGCTTCACCAGGTGCAGCCTGCGGCCGTGTGGTTTTTGATCCGGATGAGGCAGAAGCTCTTGGAAACAACGGCGAAAAAATAATCCTTGTCAGAACGGAAACTACTCCTGACGATATTCATGGTATTGTAGCGGCTCAAGGCGTACTTACAAGCCGTGGAGGCATGACAAGCCATGCTGCTGTTGTGGCAAGAGGAATGGGCAAACCATGTGTATCAGGTTGTGAAAGTATTCGAATCGACTATGAAAAACAAGAGTTTAAAGTCGGGCAGATTACAGTTAAAAAAGGTGATATAATTTCTATTGATGGTTCAACAGGAGAGGTTATGCTTGGCCAAGTTCCGTTAATTGATCCTGAGCTTTCTGAAGAATTTAATCAAATTCTTGCTTGGGCCGATGAAATACGCAAACTAAAAGTTAGAGCAAATGCTGATACACCATCTGATGCTCAAAAGGCATTGGAATTTGGCGCAGAGGGAATAGGCCTTTGCAGGACAGAGCATATGTTTATGGCTCAGGATCGGCTGCCGGTAGTTCAGCAGATGATTATGGCGGAGACCAAAGAAGAAAGGGAAGAAGCACTGAGTAAGATTCTTCCAATGCAGCAAAAAGATTTTGAAGGCATATTCCAAGCAATGGAAGGTCTGCCTGTTACCGTAAGATTATTGGACCCCCCGCTTCATGAATTTTTGCCTAATGAGGAAGAACTCATAGTTGAAATAATGGAACTTAAGGCGAAAGGCCCATCCAAAGAATTAGAAGAAAAACAAGAAATATTAAAGAAAGTTCGTGCGCTAAGCGAAATGAATCCAATGTTGGGACTTAGAGGATGCAGGCTTGGCCTCTTATATCCTGAAATATATACTATGCAAGTTAGAGCGATACTTACAGCAGCATGCAATCTTGCAAAGAAAGGCGTAAAAGTTCTTCCTGAGATCGAAATACCATTGGTAGGACATGAGGCCGAACTTAGAATTCTAAGAGAAGCCGTAGAAAAAACAGCAGAAGATGTGTTTGAAGAAGAAGGAATTAAAGTACACTACCTAATAGGTACAATGATTGAGCTGCCGAGAGCTTGCCTTACTGCTGATAAAATTGCAAATTATGCAGATTTCTTCTCTTTTGGAACAAATGATTTGACACAGACAACATTCGGCTTTAGCCGAGATGATGCTGAGGGCAAAATACTTCCACATTATATTGAAAACAAGATACTAAGCGATTCACCGTTTATTGTTTTAGATAGAGATGGAGTCGGCTTATTAATGAAGATGGCAGTAGAAAAAGGCCGCAGTGTAAAACCTGATCTTCTGATAGGTATTTGCGGTGAGCACGGCGGCGAACCCAGTTCGGTAGAGTTTTGTCATATGATAGGGCTTGATTTTGTAAGTTGTTCGCCCTTTAGAGTACCTATAGCACGACTTGCTGCGGCTCAAGCTCAGCTTACAAATCCCAGAGAGGATAATAATTAA
- a CDS encoding diacylglycerol kinase family protein, translating to MKKTRSLGESFLCALAGVVYAFKTQRNIKIHFFAAIIVVLLSFLLKLSISEILAISLTVTMVLVAEMINTAIETVVDMYTTEYHPLAKAAKNVAAGAVLISAVNAVIVGYIVFFKKIIMFLNM from the coding sequence ATGAAAAAAACCCGAAGCCTGGGAGAAAGTTTTTTATGCGCTTTAGCAGGGGTGGTTTACGCATTTAAAACTCAACGCAATATAAAAATTCATTTTTTTGCTGCAATAATAGTCGTATTGCTAAGTTTTTTACTCAAACTTAGCATATCTGAAATCTTAGCGATTTCCTTGACGGTTACAATGGTATTAGTTGCAGAAATGATTAATACAGCAATTGAGACAGTTGTTGATATGTATACCACAGAATATCATCCGCTAGCTAAAGCTGCTAAAAATGTAGCGGCCGGCGCTGTGCTCATATCTGCAGTAAATGCAGTAATAGTCGGATACATAGTTTTCTTTAAAAAAATAATTATGTTTTTAAATATGTAA
- a CDS encoding helix-turn-helix transcriptional regulator gives MKLSPRQALIVDIVKKNEPITSEQIAEKLNLTRSALRPDLAVLTMLGVLEARPRVGYFFTGKAVDTLISEKITDIKVDEIKATPVIVKESTSVYDAIVTLFLTDVGTLFVSDDEGNLQGIVSRKDLLKTAIGNTNTHQIPIGVVMTRMPNIVTVTPEESAYEAARKIVDHQVDALPVVKAVIENGQEKYKIVGKVTKTTITKLFVELGKN, from the coding sequence ATAAAATTATCACCAAGACAGGCTTTGATAGTGGATATAGTAAAAAAAAATGAGCCAATTACAAGCGAACAAATTGCGGAAAAACTTAATTTGACCCGATCGGCACTGCGACCGGATCTTGCAGTTTTGACTATGCTTGGTGTGCTGGAGGCAAGACCTAGAGTAGGCTATTTCTTTACCGGTAAAGCCGTAGATACTTTAATATCAGAGAAAATAACTGATATTAAAGTAGACGAAATCAAAGCAACTCCGGTAATCGTAAAAGAAAGCACTTCTGTATATGATGCAATAGTTACCTTATTCTTGACAGATGTGGGCACCTTATTTGTTTCAGACGATGAGGGGAATCTGCAGGGGATAGTTTCCCGAAAGGACTTGCTTAAAACAGCCATAGGGAATACTAATACGCATCAAATACCTATAGGTGTTGTTATGACTAGGATGCCCAATATAGTAACTGTAACTCCCGAGGAAAGCGCATATGAAGCCGCAAGAAAAATTGTAGATCATCAAGTCGATGCACTACCGGTGGTTAAAGCTGTAATAGAAAACGGTCAAGAAAAGTATAAAATAGTTGGCAAAGTGACTAAAACAACTATTACTAAACTTTTTGTTGAGCTTGGAAAGAACTGA
- the recO gene encoding DNA repair protein RecO produces MALYRTDAVVLGHRNLGEADKVLTLFSPDKGKIHVVARGVRRPRSPILAGTQLFCYSNFLILENKSLDSVSQCEIKESFFRIRQSLEAVAYGLYFAELLRASTPLEDKNKQLFDFFLKTMYLLQESENPEVLSRIYEIKLLALNGFTPELFRCVNCGKKNFNIIYFSPSMGGILCRDCIEKDKKAVNITTDTLNVMRKMLTKTYEELEDIEIKEYTKQQLQEILELFIEYHIDKKLKTTQFIKDVQSFHS; encoded by the coding sequence ATGGCTCTTTATAGAACTGATGCCGTAGTCTTAGGCCACAGAAATTTAGGCGAAGCAGATAAAGTGCTTACGCTTTTTTCGCCTGACAAGGGCAAAATCCATGTTGTGGCAAGAGGAGTTAGACGGCCTCGCAGTCCCATTTTAGCCGGTACTCAGCTTTTTTGCTACAGCAATTTTTTGATTTTAGAGAACAAAAGTCTGGATTCTGTAAGCCAATGCGAAATCAAGGAATCTTTTTTTAGAATACGCCAGAGCCTAGAGGCTGTAGCATATGGATTGTATTTTGCAGAGCTTCTGAGAGCATCGACGCCCTTAGAAGATAAAAATAAACAGCTTTTTGATTTCTTTTTAAAAACAATGTATCTATTGCAGGAATCAGAAAATCCGGAGGTACTAAGCAGGATTTATGAAATAAAGCTTTTAGCACTTAATGGTTTTACACCGGAACTTTTTAGGTGCGTGAACTGCGGCAAAAAAAATTTTAATATAATTTATTTTAGCCCTTCAATGGGAGGTATTCTCTGCAGAGATTGTATCGAAAAAGATAAAAAAGCGGTAAACATTACTACAGATACCTTAAATGTAATGAGAAAGATGCTGACAAAGACCTATGAAGAACTGGAAGACATTGAAATTAAAGAATATACTAAACAGCAGCTACAGGAGATATTAGAGCTTTTTATAGAATATCATATTGATAAAAAACTTAAAACAACCCAATTTATAAAAGACGTCCAAAGCTTTCACTCATAA
- a CDS encoding deoxyguanosinetriphosphate triphosphohydrolase: MNFRERQEDFERNYLSPYASLSCNTKGRCREEEKCSIRTDFQRDRDRIIHSKAFRRLKHKTQVFISPEGDHYRTRITHTLEVSQIARTISRSLRLNEDLTEAIALGHDLGHTPFGHTGEQVLNELLDEGFRHEEQSLRVVDFLEKGTGLNLTWEVRDGIRNHTTRGKPATLEGYVVRLSDWIAYINHDIDDAERAGILKEEDLPRKSVAILGKKHGERIDTMIKDVIETSYEKAEVKMSDNVFNATWELRTFLFEKVYIGSSAKTQENKVREMIKLLFEHYINNPDLMPLEFVKISQESGIQRAVADYIAGMTDIFAISKFKEFFVPSSWPLEI; encoded by the coding sequence GTGAATTTTCGCGAAAGACAGGAGGACTTTGAAAGAAATTATCTTTCCCCTTATGCCTCTCTGAGCTGTAATACGAAAGGTAGATGCAGAGAGGAGGAAAAATGTAGTATAAGAACAGATTTTCAAAGAGACCGAGACAGAATAATTCACTCAAAAGCTTTCCGACGATTAAAACACAAAACCCAGGTATTTATTTCGCCTGAAGGCGACCATTACAGAACTCGTATCACTCATACACTAGAAGTATCTCAGATAGCACGGACGATATCTCGAAGTTTAAGATTAAACGAAGACCTAACAGAAGCTATTGCATTAGGGCACGATCTAGGACACACACCTTTTGGGCATACGGGCGAACAAGTGCTAAATGAGCTTTTAGACGAGGGCTTCAGACATGAAGAGCAAAGCCTTAGAGTCGTAGATTTTTTGGAAAAAGGCACAGGGCTTAATCTTACATGGGAAGTGCGAGATGGGATTAGAAACCATACCACAAGGGGAAAACCTGCAACATTAGAAGGATATGTGGTAAGGCTATCTGATTGGATTGCATATATAAATCATGATATTGATGATGCTGAAAGAGCAGGAATACTTAAAGAAGAGGACCTGCCGCGAAAATCAGTTGCCATTTTAGGCAAAAAGCACGGAGAGCGTATTGATACAATGATTAAGGATGTTATCGAGACAAGCTATGAAAAAGCCGAAGTAAAAATGAGTGATAATGTTTTTAATGCAACTTGGGAACTGAGAACATTCCTCTTTGAAAAGGTTTATATAGGTTCATCTGCAAAGACCCAGGAAAACAAAGTCAGAGAAATGATCAAACTCTTATTCGAACATTATATTAATAACCCGGATCTTATGCCTTTAGAATTTGTAAAAATATCCCAGGAGTCAGGAATTCAAAGAGCGGTGGCTGATTATATAGCAGGAATGACGGATATTTTTGCAATAAGCAAGTTCAAAGAGTTTTTTGTTCCATCATCATGGCCCTTGGAAATATAA
- the ybeY gene encoding rRNA maturation RNase YbeY has translation MMADVIINNMQNKIEVSKELEDLIAKVINAALLAENVSGDVEVSIVLVDDEYIQNLNKNYRSIDAPTDVLSFAMRESVDESDISFECEEEELLGDVVISLERARSQAEEYGHSIEREIGFLVTHGILHLLGYDHETESERAVMRNKEEKILESIGLTR, from the coding sequence ATGATGGCAGATGTAATAATAAACAATATGCAAAACAAAATTGAGGTTTCAAAAGAACTGGAAGATCTTATAGCGAAGGTGATTAATGCTGCACTACTAGCTGAAAACGTGTCAGGTGATGTGGAAGTCAGTATTGTGCTTGTAGATGATGAATATATTCAAAATCTTAATAAAAACTACAGATCAATCGATGCGCCGACAGATGTACTTTCTTTTGCTATGCGGGAAAGCGTGGATGAATCGGATATCAGCTTTGAATGTGAAGAAGAAGAGTTATTGGGAGATGTGGTCATTTCATTGGAAAGGGCTAGGAGTCAAGCTGAGGAATATGGTCATTCGATAGAACGGGAGATCGGATTTTTAGTAACTCACGGCATATTACATCTTTTGGGTTATGACCATGAGACTGAAAGCGAAAGAGCAGTTATGAGAAATAAAGAAGAGAAGATTTTAGAATCCATAGGTTTAACAAGATAA
- a CDS encoding HD family phosphohydrolase, whose protein sequence is MAKLAFPKRFIESVLTSSMFQKVALGLFFFIALTAMIFFSAIPPKYDVRIGEVLQENIIAKKDTINSIETTKLRQAAADAVPKKYTLNQTVTAEVKNQTDNIFNYIKEIRNKDFLTDEEKIKSLREEISTEISDESYNKLVAISDTSLKELETIVKAVIEEVMEEGVKEDSLERTKKYVIDEFKDLKLPAEYKNIGEEIALFTIKPNMIYDREATEEQQREAMEAVAPVKVVANQVLIEKGTVITKEHKEMLKELGLLVGEPWADLGLIAGACIISALLTGMLGYSIYTFHKNVYANNVYLALFVTIILATLVISVGIKPISKYLVPLAAGSMLISILINPNIAILSSFAMSAVCGIMFENDFSFILVALAGALAGVFCSTKVSLRSDLTKAGVIISTINVFSITGLLLLNNSSTFLEVARQSAWGLVNGILSSILAIGMLPFLETAFGITSAIKLLELSNPNQPLLRKLMLDAPGTYHHSVIVGNLAEAGAEAVGADALLARVGADYHDIGKLKRPYFFIENQFMSDNPHDKLTPALSALIITSHVKDGIESADKYHLPSCIKDFIQQHHGTTLLSFFYNKALEENGDNKDKKVDKEIYRYEGPRPQKKEVAIVMLADCVEAAVRSMPNPTPGKIEGLIRQIIKDKLSDGQLDECDLTLKDLDKIAIAFSKVLTGIFHTRIEYPEKLRELQGKDLE, encoded by the coding sequence GTGGCAAAGCTTGCTTTTCCCAAGAGATTTATAGAATCAGTCCTTACTAGTTCAATGTTCCAGAAGGTGGCGCTGGGGCTTTTTTTCTTTATAGCACTGACAGCAATGATATTTTTTTCTGCAATTCCTCCAAAATACGATGTAAGAATTGGCGAGGTTCTCCAAGAAAATATTATAGCAAAGAAGGATACAATAAATTCAATTGAAACAACTAAACTTCGACAGGCCGCAGCCGATGCTGTCCCCAAAAAATATACCTTAAATCAAACCGTTACTGCTGAAGTAAAAAACCAAACTGATAATATATTCAATTACATTAAAGAAATTAGAAACAAAGATTTCCTGACTGATGAAGAAAAAATTAAGTCATTAAGAGAAGAAATCTCAACCGAGATATCCGATGAATCATACAACAAACTTGTTGCGATAAGCGACACATCTCTAAAAGAACTTGAGACAATAGTAAAGGCCGTAATTGAAGAAGTTATGGAGGAAGGCGTTAAAGAAGATTCATTAGAAAGGACAAAAAAATATGTAATAGATGAGTTTAAAGACCTAAAACTGCCTGCAGAATATAAAAATATAGGCGAAGAAATTGCCTTATTTACGATTAAGCCTAATATGATATATGACAGAGAAGCAACCGAGGAACAGCAGCGGGAGGCCATGGAAGCCGTAGCCCCAGTAAAAGTTGTTGCAAATCAGGTACTAATTGAAAAAGGAACAGTTATAACAAAAGAGCATAAAGAAATGCTAAAGGAATTAGGATTACTTGTGGGAGAGCCGTGGGCAGATTTAGGCTTGATTGCCGGAGCTTGCATAATATCGGCTCTCCTTACAGGTATGTTAGGCTACTCCATATATACTTTTCATAAAAATGTATACGCCAACAATGTATATTTAGCTCTATTTGTGACGATAATACTCGCTACTCTGGTTATTTCAGTAGGGATAAAACCTATTTCAAAATATCTGGTGCCTTTGGCAGCGGGCAGCATGCTTATATCTATTCTCATCAATCCCAATATAGCGATACTTTCAAGTTTTGCCATGAGTGCGGTATGTGGGATAATGTTTGAAAATGACTTTTCATTTATATTAGTTGCGCTTGCAGGGGCGCTTGCAGGAGTTTTTTGCTCAACAAAAGTGTCGCTAAGATCTGATCTTACAAAGGCTGGAGTGATAATTAGCACAATAAATGTTTTTAGTATAACGGGCCTTCTGCTTTTGAATAATAGCAGCACGTTTTTGGAAGTAGCAAGGCAAAGTGCCTGGGGACTCGTCAATGGGATTTTATCTTCCATACTTGCAATTGGCATGCTTCCTTTTTTAGAAACTGCCTTTGGAATTACAAGCGCCATAAAACTGCTAGAACTTTCAAATCCGAACCAGCCACTGCTTAGAAAATTAATGCTGGATGCACCGGGCACCTACCATCATTCCGTAATAGTCGGCAACTTGGCAGAGGCAGGCGCCGAAGCCGTTGGTGCAGATGCCTTACTTGCCCGGGTGGGGGCAGATTATCACGATATTGGTAAATTAAAACGCCCATATTTTTTTATAGAAAACCAATTTATGTCGGATAATCCTCATGATAAATTAACCCCTGCTCTTAGTGCGTTAATTATTACATCGCATGTAAAAGATGGGATTGAATCGGCGGATAAATACCATCTTCCATCCTGTATTAAGGATTTCATTCAGCAGCATCATGGGACTACCTTACTATCATTTTTTTACAATAAGGCTTTAGAAGAAAACGGTGACAATAAAGATAAAAAAGTAGATAAGGAAATATATCGTTATGAAGGCCCTAGGCCTCAGAAAAAAGAAGTTGCAATAGTAATGCTGGCAGACTGCGTTGAAGCTGCAGTTAGGTCTATGCCAAATCCTACTCCCGGCAAGATCGAGGGATTGATTCGCCAGATAATCAAAGATAAACTTTCCGACGGACAATTAGATGAGTGCGATTTAACCTTAAAAGACCTTGATAAAATAGCAATCGCTTTTTCTAAAGTGCTTACGGGAATTTTTCATACGCGTATCGAATATCCCGAAAAACTGAGGGAATTACAAGGAAAGGACTTGGAATGA
- the dnaG gene encoding DNA primase has protein sequence MKKMGFYPEDIIKEVQNAADIVVVVSEYVSLKKQGENYKGLCPFHDEKTPSFSVNGEKQLFYCFGCGAGGNVFNFVMKKENLSFPEAVRYLADKFNVRLPHDMNQEFSEEFRTKREYFSINRLAAKYYNYCLLHTSEGKNAINYLKKRGIRDETIEKFCIGYAPKSWDSLIKFYKSKGISAEALEKIGLAIPRKDKKGFYDRFRNRIIFPIEDITRNIIGFGGRALDESLPKYLNSPETPLFSKGDNLYALSKIKKDPSLDVIIVEGYMDCIMLHQHGFENTVASLGTALTKNQAKLLKKYTNSVILSYDGDAAGEAATVRGMEVLAQEGLYVKVLALPEGKDPDEIVSIYGPDYFRGLLNNAEDLINYKLTLAKKGININNSEEKLKFIEQAIEILSAVDSEPELEIYAKKLASEIGISAGSIIKEAKEKRKKSAQAMPRAGSRESLTGSNNFVLSKAPAISGVHKAERKLLKFMLESDNRMWKNLGEKIEPRFFTNKNTKKIAEIIFEMVNKNQEVNASDIFNYLDEEEGAELSAILLENLISDDKEIINSLVVKIKQGYLKKAISQVRREIKEAEMLGQREEINSLLNTYQQLKTEMNGLKTYTNPGKEGA, from the coding sequence GTGAAGAAAATGGGGTTTTATCCTGAAGATATTATCAAAGAAGTGCAAAACGCAGCTGATATAGTGGTTGTTGTTTCAGAATATGTTTCTCTCAAAAAGCAGGGTGAGAATTACAAGGGTCTATGCCCTTTTCACGATGAAAAAACTCCTTCATTTAGTGTAAATGGAGAGAAGCAGCTGTTTTATTGCTTTGGGTGCGGCGCAGGTGGAAATGTTTTTAACTTTGTAATGAAAAAAGAAAATCTTAGCTTTCCTGAGGCCGTCAGGTATCTTGCAGATAAATTTAATGTAAGACTTCCGCATGATATGAATCAGGAGTTTTCCGAGGAATTTCGAACAAAACGTGAATATTTTTCAATAAATAGGTTAGCGGCAAAATACTATAACTACTGCTTACTTCATACAAGCGAAGGTAAAAACGCGATAAATTATTTGAAAAAACGCGGTATAAGAGACGAGACAATAGAAAAGTTTTGCATTGGTTATGCTCCAAAATCCTGGGATTCGCTTATCAAATTTTACAAAAGTAAAGGTATAAGCGCTGAAGCCTTGGAGAAAATAGGTCTTGCCATACCGCGAAAGGATAAAAAAGGTTTTTATGACAGGTTTAGGAACAGGATAATTTTTCCTATAGAGGATATTACAAGAAACATAATAGGGTTTGGAGGGCGCGCCCTTGATGAATCCCTTCCGAAATATTTAAATTCTCCTGAAACGCCGCTGTTTTCAAAAGGCGATAATTTGTACGCTCTTTCAAAAATAAAAAAAGATCCGTCTTTAGACGTTATTATAGTCGAAGGTTATATGGACTGCATAATGCTGCACCAACACGGCTTTGAAAATACCGTAGCTTCTTTGGGCACTGCCCTTACAAAAAACCAGGCAAAGCTGCTTAAAAAATATACAAATAGTGTTATTCTCTCATATGATGGAGATGCAGCCGGAGAAGCTGCTACTGTAAGAGGAATGGAAGTATTGGCTCAAGAAGGACTTTACGTAAAGGTTCTAGCTTTGCCTGAAGGCAAAGACCCTGACGAAATAGTAAGCATATACGGTCCGGATTATTTCCGAGGTCTTCTAAATAATGCAGAAGATCTAATAAATTATAAATTGACTTTAGCAAAAAAAGGTATTAATATAAATAATTCGGAGGAGAAATTAAAATTTATTGAGCAAGCTATAGAGATCCTCAGTGCTGTGGACAGCGAACCGGAACTAGAGATATATGCTAAGAAACTAGCTTCAGAAATTGGCATTTCTGCCGGTTCTATAATAAAGGAAGCAAAGGAAAAAAGAAAAAAATCAGCTCAAGCAATGCCGCGAGCCGGTTCTAGAGAAAGTTTAACCGGTTCGAATAATTTTGTCTTATCTAAAGCGCCCGCAATCAGCGGAGTTCATAAGGCTGAGCGTAAGCTGCTAAAATTTATGCTTGAAAGTGATAACCGTATGTGGAAAAACTTGGGAGAAAAAATTGAACCTCGATTTTTTACAAATAAAAACACAAAAAAAATTGCTGAAATTATATTTGAAATGGTCAATAAAAATCAAGAGGTAAATGCCTCTGACATTTTTAATTATTTAGATGAAGAAGAAGGCGCAGAACTTTCAGCGATACTTCTTGAAAATCTAATTTCAGACGACAAAGAAATTATAAATTCTCTTGTTGTCAAGATAAAACAAGGATATCTTAAGAAAGCCATATCTCAAGTGAGACGAGAGATAAAGGAAGCTGAAATGCTAGGTCAAAGAGAGGAGATCAACAGTCTTTTGAATACCTATCAACAACTTAAGACTGAAATGAATGGATTAAAGACTTACACTAATCCGGGGAAGGAGGGGGCATAA